The stretch of DNA CGTGGACGATGTCCTCAGTGAGGTCTGGCTCTGTGCGGATTGTGCGGGGCTCACGCGGCGACGATGAGGATCAGCCAATCTAATCAGTTTGTCCCTGTCACCCGTCCACTATCCCACACGGGTGAGAGGGAACCATGCTCCTTCCTCGTACAAGGCGGCGATGCGTCAGCTTGGCCGCCTCTCTGGTTGATCGACGATTACAAGCACAGAAAGAAGAACAGGGATACTGAAACCATGGGGAGAATTAAACGCACAGATTCCGCCCAACGAGGCCGCCCGGCCGTTCCGGACCACTGGACCGGACGGCCGGGGGGATCGGGGGCGCAGCCCCCGCTTCACTTGATCTATATGGTCAAAGTAGGAAACTGGAACGCATATTTTTGATAAGTTATGGACAATAGGCAAGACTCGATTTCTTAAACTGTTTGAAGTATTCTCTCACCGCGAATGTATTTCAATGCACAGCATCTTCCAAAAACCTATCAACGAGCATGTTGCCTGGGTAGAGGTAATGAGAGCCCAGGTTTCGATGTTGAGGTCCATCCAGTCAACCGCAAACTTTGTGTTTAAGCTCCCCAACGCGCTAGACATGCAGGTTGATTTTTTCTGAATGAGAGGCTACTTTTGCCTCCAGTATTTCCTAATACTTCGCCAGAGGAAGTGCGACCATGCTCTTGAGGATTGCGAACCATTGCCGACGAGACACTTTTTGCGTACTCGCAGGGTTATTGCTTTGGGCTTGCGTCTCTGACGTCGCTGCCCAGGTTACCGACAAGGACGAAGCATCGCTCGTCGGTTTAATTTCCAACTTCTCGAGGCTACGCAGCATTGCGTACAACGAGGTGCGAGATCTGAAGGCCATGCACAAGCAGTCTAAACCCAATCTTGCCGTATCAGAGAAGTTGTATGGTAAGGCAAAGACGGCTGCCGATACTTGGCTCGACACCATCAGGATTTCCCTCACCACGAATGGACGGCTTGATTCGAAAGTCGTAGCGGCGCGTGGCAAGGAACTGCAGGCACAGATCGACGCGCTGGTGGAGTTCGCTCAAGCGAGCCGAGCCGCCAGCAGCCCTCACGAAAAGCGAAAAAACCCGGCACTTATCGCAGCTATCGCCGCGATCGTCGCTCCCGTCACCGATGCAGCGATTAAGGTGTTCAACGTATGGAGTCATGCCGATGACAAGCAGCGTGATGAAATTCGCGAGGAACTAAAGCTGTTGCGCTGGGCTAACTTTCTGGAGATCTGATGAGCATATATCTTCCGTTGTATCGAGTAGTCGCAGTACTTCTACTCAGTGGTGTGATGCCTATCCAGAGTCTTGGAGGTGATCGGCTGCCAGAGGAAATGATCGCGCTGGTCAATGCATATTCTGTAGGGAACCTGAACGTCGAGCATGTCCAAGCCACTTGCGGGTGGGCCTCTTCGACGGAGACTGCAGACCCGATGTTGGCGCAGGTCCGAAAGCAGAACGTCGCCTTTTGCAACAGTTTCCTGGCGGCTACTGCAGAATTCGCGCGTCTCAATATTTCTGCGCTTCAACCTTCGGTGCCCGCTCGCACTGGAACCCTGCTGTCCTGCAGCAGTCTGCCCAACGGAGCCGCGCGTGCGCAGTTGATGGACAGTCCTGACCTGCGCCGGATGCGGAGCACGTCGGCCACCGAGTTTTTGATTACTACTCTTTTCGCCTGCAAGAGATAATGCAATGAAATTATATATCGCACTAGTTTTCTTTGCCGCATTGGCGGTTCAATCGGCCCACGCGCAATCACCCTTGACAGCCGAAGCATTGGGCAACGCCTGCATGGTCGTTTGCGAAATGGTAAGCGAAAACAGCGCACCGATGGGCGACCTAGATAGTGGCGACCAATGCATCGGGTATCTCAAAGGACTTGCGAGTGCCGCACACTGGTTCAACCGTCATGCCAGCGGTGGCATTTCACTAGGCCAGTGTCCGCACAAGCTGCTCGCCAATCGCACCGCCAGAGGCCCAAGCGAAGACGAACTGTTGATCCAGTCATGCAAATTCGGGAAATGGATGGTGAGTAAGCCCAGTCTCTATTCGTCCCCAGCTGCGCTCGCTGGTCTGAACTGGATGCGACAGACGGGTTGCCAATGAAATGGCAGGCCGCATCACGGCTGGTGTGGTCCAGCCTGCTGGGCCTTTGGTGGGTCTCACAGCCAGTTGGTGTTCTCGCATCTACCGTCTTCAATGGAGCCTGCAAGTGCATCTCTCAGGACACATCCGGCGAGAAACTGCTTGCTACAGACGAGACCGGAAAAGTATTTCTGGGAACGTTCAAGGATCCGTTGAAAGACACGCTTGCTACCGCAGGCGACGTCGATCAGGCCCGATACATTCTCGGCGGTAGTCGAATCCTCCTGGTCTACCACTCCGGGGCCGTGGAGCTTTTGGACGCATCGAGTCCTTCCACCGTCCTGGCACGTCTTCCTGCTTCTTCGTATGTCGATGTCAAAGTGTCGGGCAATGGCCACTGGGCCGTGGCAGTACTACCCGGCAGGGCATCCGTTGACGTACTGGATTTCTCATCTAGCAGCATTAAGACGTTGTGGCGCTACGACCATCCATTATTCTCAGAGTTCACTAAAGCCACAATCGCTTCGGAACTGCCCGTGGTCGCATTGTTCGACGAAAAATTGTCCCTTTACCTGGTTAACTGGAAAACGGGACAGCACTTGCCCATACCCAAAGGTTTGGCCGACCGTAACTTGCGCAGGTTGGAGTTCATCTTCGACGATCTTCTTTGGTCAAGTGTGGACGCGGGCTTGATGCCGATTGGCAAGGTCTTTGATATCAACGGCAAGGAGCGTTCGTTCGAGATTGAGGGTGAGAATATGGCTCTTTCCTTCACGGACCAACTGATTGCCTTAGGGCAAGGAAAAACTGTGCTGGCGCTGGACGATCTCGGATTCACTAGTATTCTGCAACGCGTGACCCAAGGCAGCCGGTTAGTTTATACCCGACAGAGGAGCCAAATTCTGGCCCCGGAATTGCGTGAAGCGGTAGCTGATCAGGCAAGCACCCTAGCCGCGCTATGTGGAGCATCGCTGGAAATCATGTCGCTGCCTACAGGTAGCCTCGCCATGCGCGTACCGTCACAACCCAGGTCCACAGTCTTCGTTGACAACGTCACACCTGACGGTGAACTTGCACTGGTGCGTGATCTGGAGGGGCGCGCGGCCATCTGGAGCGTCCCAGAGGCTCGATATCTGAGCATGCTTCCCAGGCTGCGGCTACAGGTTTTTCCTTCGTGGGCCGCGGTGAATGCAGTTACCAAAGCCTATCTTGCTTTCAATCAGACCGATGTTCTTACGGTGTCACGTCCCCTTAAAGGTGACCGTGTCAGTAACGAATCCTACGCTGTAGCAGCGGTCCCCCTCAATTTCCAGGTTCAACAGGGACAGGTCTGGGATAGCATGGCCATATTCGCGCCGGACAACGATTACAAAGCTTATGTCGTTCGGCCCGAGAAGATCGGCACTGTGACATGGTCTAAAAACGCGGTTGATGTCCCGCCCACTCAGGTCGACTTCATCCGTGCCGACGATTCTCCTTCGGGATGCTCGGCGTATTCGAGCCGGATGGCAGTGACAGACAAAGGGAGCCTGCTCGCGGTTGCCTGCACGAATGGTATTGCTGTCTATAACACGAGGACTAAGGGCCGGGTTACATTCATAAAATCACCGCAATGGACGCAGGTAAGCGCACGACTGAAGGTGTGGGTTTCCAGCCTGGCTTTCTCGCCCCGCGGAAACATGCTTGCCTTCTCTGTGCGCGTAGAGCGGATGTATATCGACTCTGCTGCCGATCACGCACTCTCCGCGAATGCGCCGACAGTTTATGTCTATGATTTTAGCACAGCGGCACTCAGGGCCGTCCAGACTTCAGGACAGGTACCGGTCACGGCGGTTGCGTTCAGCCCAGATGGTATTCAGCTGTGGGTTGGAGGCCGATGGGGTGACCTGGCTGTTTATGGCGTCGATCGAGGCGATTTTCTGTGGCGTCAGAGAGGAATCACCGGTTCGGTCTTTGGTATAGCTTTTGACAAGCAAGGCGATGCGGCTGTTTGGACTGACGCTGGACTGCTCTGCCAGGTGCGGCGTTACGACCGAACCGTATCCAATACATGGTTCCTGACCGGAGGTCGCACCAGTGGCGATGTGGTGCGGCAATCTTCACGCACACCTAGTACGCTACAACTTGCCGCCACCCTTCCTTCAGACTTTTTGACCAACCCGAGACAAAAGGCTGTGCTGGAACTCTTGCTCAAAGTGCCGATTGAGTTCCAAGACCCACTACAAAGCCTACTTTATGTGGATGGCGATGCCGTTGCATCAGGAAGGCTTGTTGAACCAGTTAAAAATGGCATGATGCATCTCGCCTTTCCTACGCAGGGTCTGAGGCAGGGCAACCTGAGCGTGGGCTTGTTCTCACAGGAGGGAGGTGCTAGTTCGGCACTTGCACTGGGAGAAATTACAGCTCAAAGCGGCATTGAAGGTACGGGCAGGATGGTCGGCGCCTTTGTTGGAATTGGCAAGTACCAAGACCCCGCACTACATCCCCTGCCTTTCGCCGAAGGCGATGCGCATGCGTTGGCTGCGTCGCTAAAACAGGACGGCGCGCAACTACATGTGTTTCCGCATGACATGCCCACCAAGGATGAGCTGATTAGTTTGCTTGTATCCGCTCGCGACACCGCGCGTCCAGAAGACACGCTGATGCTGTTTATATCAGGCCACGCACTGACCACTCCGAACAACAGGTTTCTGATACCGGCGGCAGATACGCGGCTGTCTGAAACCAGCGGTCCGCATAGTGGAATTTCGCCCGATGAATTACTAAAGCTGATTTCCGAGGGGCGACAGGGCGACACGGTCCTTATCTTGGATACGTGTGAAAGCAGCGCGTTTATAAGCGCCTTGATGCAGCACCCTCTTCTTTCGGACGGACCGTTATCGCTTGGGGGGGGGAAGGGCAGAGGGCTTACAAACAACATCAGCGTGCTTGCAGCCTCTGCAACGCTGCAAGCCGCCAAGGAAGGTTATGCAGGACGAGGGCTCTTGACTGGCGTCGTCATCGATGGGTTGAAGGGGGCAGCGGATGACAACCGGGACGGGAAAATCACCCAACGAGAACTCATGAATTACGTGGATCGGTTGATGGTCACTATTTCTCGCAATGCCTTTCCCACGCAGCCGCAACAGCCGGTACTCCACTACGGGACAGCGGACGTCGATTTGCTTCAGGTGAGGATACACCAACGCTCTCGTCTTCAGCCGGTATCCCGTCTAGAACTAAGCGAAGCAGGGTGACTTCCTTTGACGATTATCATCAATATCCAATCAACCAAAACTCTAGAATAATACGAGAGTCGAGTTTCGATAACCGATTGGATTTTGAAGAGGAAGATAATGAGATCAGAAATTGATCGTACCGTATGGAAGCTACCATTTCGCATCAATTTTCAGAGAGGGTGGCCGTGCCCGACATGTGGGACTGGAACTCTACGGGTCAAGGCAGACACCTTTAAACATGAAGAAGTCCGAAAGTCCAAGATTGCCTTTAACCATGAGTATTGGGACCCAAGTTGGACTACATACACTTTTTCCTGCTTACTTGTTTGCGGAAATAGAGAATGTGACGAAATCGTTGCTTGCACAGGGGATGGTTCAGTTGAAGAGGACAATTTCGTCGACGAGGATGGTGAGTCGCACTTTGATGTTCGAGAGTACTTCCGCCCAAAGTATTTTGAACCTCATCTTCGATTAATTGAAATGCCTGAAAATTGTCCGCCTGCTGTTTCAGCATTGCTTGACGAATCGTTTAAACTATTCTTTTCCTCTCCCAGCGCTGCATCAAACAGTGTTCGTATGGCAGTAGAGGAACTCCTCACTGAGCTGAAGGTGCCCAGATTTATTTCTAAGAAAAAGCGAAGAAGTTTTATTAGCTTGCATCAGCGCATAGGATTGCTTCCCCAGCGATATGATCAAACCAAGGAATTTATCTCAGCAATTAAATGGTTAGGAAATGCTGGAAGCCATGCCACTGGTCAAATCAATATGGATGATGTGATGGATTCATATGACATGTTTGCACTTGTATTGGATGAAATTTATCATCCTAGGAAAAGGAGACTTCAGGCATTAGCCAGAAAGGTCAACAAGAAGAGGGGTCCCCTGAAGAGTAAATCGTAATTATACGTACATGTGGCACTTGTCAGAAATTGGAGAGTGACTTGCCTGCGACGCCGTCTCCGCAAGATTCAGAAATAAAATGCATTTATTGTCCAGGTGGTGGCTTTGTCCCCACGAAAGATCATGTTCCGCCAAAATGTTTATTTCCTAAACCCAGACCGCATCTCATAACAGTTCCAGCTTGTCCTACCTGCAATCAGTCATTCGGACTAGATGACGAATATTTTCGTCTGATGATGATAGGGGAGGCAGCCTATAGAGATCCAGTTGCTACTCGCTTATGGACAGAACGCGTGATGCCCCACACAGGATTGGGATTGCGTAGATTGGTACTTAGTCAAGCTAGACTATGTGATCTTAGGACACCTGGAGGCCTCTATGTGGGAAGGGCGGCACAAATTGGATTCGACTCCCGTAGGATACGGCGCGTTGTCGAACGTATAGCGGTAGGCTTGCTGTGGCATCATTACCGTCAAAGATTGATTCCAGAAGCAATAGTTGAGACGCACTATAGGCCTGATCTTACACCGCTGACTGAAATCCTAACGTTAGCCAGTTTAGCCAATGTAGGCGATAGGGTATTCAGATACCGCTATTGCAGAGCGTGGGACGCCCCAGACTCATCCCTGTGGGGATTTCAGTTTTATGGTCGAGCACACTTTATCGTCACCATACATGGCCCGCGTCCTGTAGGAAGTGGGGATTCGCCTGAAAGTACTTCCGATTCTACTCCCGGTTCGCTCCCGGTTTTGCTCCCGATTGCCAGTCCAACCTAATGCTACTTAGTCCCACCTGCAAGGAAGATTTTCGCTTGGTTTGGCATTGATTTAGGAGCCGGAATCACACCTAATCTTTATTAATATCAATTACTTCTGGTGAGTCTTCTAAGCTGAGGGTCGTTGGTTCGATTCCAACCGGGCGCACCATAAAAATGAATCGATTCCGCAAACTGCTTGCCGCCTCTCGCACCGGCGCTCCCGATTAGGCTCCCGGTTTCTGTCTTTACCTGACTGTCATCGGTTGAGCCATTCTCAGGTTTCCCTGTTTGCCGCATGTCTGAGAAATCTCGGCGTCAGGTGTGTATCCCGCTGAGTTGTCTCCACTGACCTTCCCCCGATTTTGTGGACACCTGGTTCAGCCACTGCCGTGCTCGCTTCCAATTCAGCCGGGGAGTCCTCGCCGAGGGGGGAGTGACGCCGCTGCCGATTGGAGAGCACTCCAATGTCCTCAAAGATTTCCTTGTGACTGTCACCCGAGGACTCTTCGGTCGACCACGCCAGGTGTGATAGCCCGCAGGGGATAGGGCCAACGTCCGGCGCATCAATCACATCAAATCGCGAGGGCCGTACTCTTCAATCGCCCGATAGCTCATGGCGATTCCTTCGCGAAGTACTCCGCCGTACGGGTTAGAAATGCTCGCTCCGGCTGCAGCGTTGCATATTCACGCGTGAGCCGCGCTCGTTCGCTCTGCCCGGCGCGCCTTGGACGTGCAGGCGTTGGGAACCTGACGCCGTGTGGGGCTTGGCGGCAGGATCTCCGATTTTGTCACCTTCCTTCTGCTGGAGGTGTCTGTGCCATCGGGGGAGGGCCTGAAAAGCATATGAAGATGTGGTGAAGGTGAATGAGTTGGTCAAATCTTCATTCGGATCTCATGCGGTCTTAACCTTGGGGGTGATAGAAAGATTCAGATGCCTTGGTCCGATGCTGGCACGCGCCGGTTTGTTACTGTGGTCACCCTTATGCGATTACATCGTCGTGGACTCTCGTTCATCTTAATGCTGGCGCTCTTGCCCTTCCCGGGGTGCGTCAGTAATCCATACAAGAATGCGCGGTTTACTCAGGACGCCGTAAAGAGTCGCTGCGGAATGCCGACAGTCAAACAGCTGACGGCTCTGCCTCCCTTGCCCATACCGCTTCCCTCGAGAGCTGAGCCTGTGGGCGCACTCGCCCTCTCGCCGAGCGCTTCCAGGTTGGCTCAGATCTTAGAGTTAGAGGACGTGCTGCACGAACTCGCCGCACTTGATGCCGTTGGAAATCCCACGCTGCGCGAGCGATGGCTCTTGTTGTGGCGTCATCAACAGATCATGGATCGGATCTCATTGGCCTCGTTTGATGTGATCAGCACCGTGACGGAAATTGACTGTGAAGAGACCCGTGCCGACCATGTCGCTCACGGTCTCACCGAGATACGGCAGGACAAACAAGAACGGGCGCTGTTTTTGGCGCTCATCGGGGATGCGCTGATCGGAGTCGTCGCCGGCTCCTTCTCGTTAGCCGGGAAGGCTACAATCTCCGCCGCGAACGCTATTGCCGGGGGAACCATCGCGGTCGGTCTTGGGGGCGCGGCGACGATTTTTCTCGGTGGCGATCATGAGTTTCTTCATCCCCGTAACCATCTCACCGAATTATGGGACGACAAACAAGCGTCAGCGCTGTTCCCTCATTCCGTGTGGCGCTATTTGAACACGGAAGACGAGTCCGGCCTGACCATTCGCCAAGAGCTGCTCTACCGGTGGGGAGAGGAACAGCGGTTGGGTGCATCGGATTCGAAGCAAGCTCGCGCGCGGGCGACCCTCTTTCTGAGCGAGGGGGGCACGTATGAGATCCAGGATTTGCGTGTCCGCTCTGAA from Nitrospira sp. encodes:
- a CDS encoding DUF4145 domain-containing protein, which translates into the protein MRSEIDRTVWKLPFRINFQRGWPCPTCGTGTLRVKADTFKHEEVRKSKIAFNHEYWDPSWTTYTFSCLLVCGNRECDEIVACTGDGSVEEDNFVDEDGESHFDVREYFRPKYFEPHLRLIEMPENCPPAVSALLDESFKLFFSSPSAASNSVRMAVEELLTELKVPRFISKKKRRSFISLHQRIGLLPQRYDQTKEFISAIKWLGNAGSHATGQINMDDVMDSYDMFALVLDEIYHPRKRRLQALARKVNKKRGPLKSKS